One window from the genome of Gimesia aquarii encodes:
- a CDS encoding SAM-dependent methyltransferase, with amino-acid sequence MNPAKIDSASKEAQPREIVNSESKTVLSSDQPGSPDPQHTLSKATAFDKWLMRTMLQKAGNPDIEVVLWDKSIISNRTSTPSVRVHIHSRSTLYKLMLDPSLYFGDGYSQGTIEVEGDLISFNEEMNRGTNSINTKRFYRDRMRSCFNWLKRNTIDAARTNIHHHYDIGNEFYQLWLDEQLAYTCAYFSDPEMSLESAQIAKMDHVCRKVGLKPGDTVVEAGCGWGALALHMAKYYGAKVKAFNISHEQIVYARERAKAEGLSDRVEFVEDDWRNITGSYDSFVSVGMLEHVGLKNYEKLGEVIARCQSVHGRGLIHSIGCNSPRVLDSWTTKRIFPGAHVPSLSEMMQIFEPQKFSVLDVENIRLHYALTLQHWLQRYEQHLDRVTEMFDDNFIRAWRLYLSASVAAFRAGSLQLFQVVFTNGINNEIPWTRAGLYQDNASETMRG; translated from the coding sequence GTGAATCCAGCAAAAATTGACTCTGCATCAAAAGAAGCTCAACCAAGAGAAATTGTCAATTCTGAAAGCAAAACGGTTCTTTCGAGCGATCAGCCAGGATCACCTGATCCTCAACATACTTTGAGTAAAGCCACCGCCTTTGACAAATGGCTCATGCGAACCATGTTGCAGAAGGCAGGAAATCCCGACATTGAAGTGGTTTTATGGGATAAATCCATTATCTCTAATAGAACTTCTACTCCTTCTGTTCGCGTACATATTCATAGTCGTAGTACCCTCTATAAATTGATGCTCGATCCCAGTCTTTATTTTGGTGATGGGTATTCACAGGGCACGATCGAAGTTGAAGGTGATTTGATTTCGTTTAATGAAGAAATGAATCGCGGGACAAATTCGATTAATACGAAGCGGTTTTATCGAGATAGAATGCGCAGCTGTTTTAACTGGCTCAAACGCAATACGATTGATGCTGCTCGAACGAATATTCATCACCATTACGATATCGGAAATGAATTCTATCAACTCTGGCTTGACGAGCAATTGGCTTATACCTGCGCGTATTTTTCTGACCCGGAGATGTCTCTGGAATCGGCACAAATTGCAAAGATGGATCATGTATGCCGAAAAGTAGGACTGAAACCGGGAGATACTGTTGTCGAAGCGGGCTGTGGCTGGGGAGCCCTGGCTTTGCATATGGCAAAATATTATGGAGCCAAAGTGAAAGCGTTTAATATTTCTCACGAACAAATTGTTTACGCACGTGAGCGTGCGAAAGCGGAAGGCTTGAGTGATCGGGTTGAATTCGTTGAAGATGACTGGCGCAACATTACCGGAAGCTATGACTCTTTTGTTTCTGTCGGGATGCTGGAGCATGTTGGTTTGAAAAATTATGAAAAACTGGGTGAAGTCATTGCCCGTTGTCAAAGCGTCCATGGTCGAGGCTTAATCCACTCGATTGGTTGCAACTCGCCACGCGTGTTGGACAGCTGGACCACCAAACGCATTTTTCCTGGCGCTCATGTTCCCAGTCTGAGTGAGATGATGCAAATTTTTGAACCGCAGAAATTTTCCGTTCTCGATGTCGAAAATATTCGTTTGCATTATGCCCTCACCCTGCAACATTGGTTACAAAGATATGAGCAGCACCTAGACCGTGTCACAGAAATGTTTGATGATAATTTTATTCGTGCCTGGCGTCTTTATTTATCAGCTTCTGTTGCCGCTTTTCGAGCAGGGTCACTTCAACTATTTCAGGTCGTGTTTACGAATGGGATTAATAATGAAATTCCCTGGACGCGAGCCGGTTTGTATCAGGATAACGCATCTGAAACAATGAGAGGATAA
- a CDS encoding DUF1501 domain-containing protein, whose translation MLSILGPETQLCDRVSRREILKIGALGLGGLTLPQLLQAESNSGQSKRQKAVIMIYMCGAPSHQDMYDLKMDAPSEIRGEFRPVNTQVPGFQICEHLPRLGKIADKIIPLRSVHGSPNGAHDSFICYTGRTTRNQPAGGWPAIGSVVSKLQGPANPAVPPFVGLSPDARHPPYGSPGLPGFLGVSHAAFRPSGPARKNMVLNGIDATRLDDRKQLLASFDQFKREADSSGSMVGMDDMNEQVFNILTSNRLVNALDLSQEDPATRARYGKGDPKNFGDGAPRNLEHFLMARRLVEAGARIVTLNFGRWDFHSNNFSGLKNTHLPLFDQGLATLIEDLHERGMADDVAVVAWGEFGRTPKINKEAGRDHWPAVGGGLLAGGGFKTGQVIGSTDRLGAQIADRPIHFGEVFATLYHHLGIDYTAASIQDLSGRPHYLVDNYSPMPEVI comes from the coding sequence ATGCTTTCCATATTGGGTCCAGAAACTCAACTTTGTGATCGTGTTTCTCGTCGAGAAATCCTGAAAATCGGCGCACTCGGTTTAGGTGGTCTCACTCTGCCTCAGCTTCTTCAAGCAGAGTCCAATTCAGGACAAAGCAAACGGCAAAAAGCAGTCATCATGATTTACATGTGTGGTGCTCCTTCGCATCAGGACATGTATGATCTGAAAATGGACGCTCCTTCTGAAATCCGTGGTGAATTCCGACCAGTCAACACACAAGTTCCCGGGTTCCAGATTTGTGAGCACCTCCCCAGACTGGGAAAGATCGCTGACAAAATTATTCCACTACGTTCCGTGCACGGATCACCCAACGGGGCACATGATTCGTTCATCTGTTATACAGGTCGAACCACTCGGAATCAGCCAGCCGGTGGCTGGCCCGCCATCGGTTCTGTTGTTTCTAAATTGCAAGGTCCAGCGAATCCTGCGGTGCCACCTTTTGTTGGACTCTCTCCTGATGCCCGCCATCCCCCTTATGGATCTCCCGGACTCCCCGGTTTCCTGGGTGTAAGCCATGCGGCTTTCCGTCCATCCGGTCCCGCGCGAAAGAATATGGTTTTGAATGGCATCGATGCGACACGCTTAGATGACCGTAAACAATTACTGGCTTCCTTTGACCAATTCAAACGCGAAGCGGACTCAAGTGGTTCCATGGTAGGCATGGATGATATGAACGAACAGGTTTTTAATATCCTGACTTCCAATCGCCTGGTCAATGCGCTGGATCTTTCTCAGGAAGACCCAGCTACCAGAGCGCGCTATGGTAAAGGAGATCCCAAGAACTTTGGTGATGGTGCGCCTCGTAATCTTGAGCATTTTCTCATGGCGCGACGTCTGGTCGAAGCGGGGGCAAGGATCGTTACATTGAATTTTGGCCGTTGGGATTTTCACAGCAACAATTTCAGTGGATTAAAAAATACACATCTCCCACTTTTTGACCAGGGATTAGCCACACTGATAGAAGATTTACACGAACGAGGGATGGCAGATGATGTGGCCGTTGTCGCCTGGGGTGAATTTGGGCGGACTCCCAAAATCAATAAAGAAGCAGGCCGCGATCACTGGCCAGCCGTTGGTGGAGGATTACTGGCAGGGGGTGGCTTCAAAACCGGGCAGGTGATTGGCAGTACGGATCGATTGGGAGCGCAAATCGCTGATCGCCCGATCCACTTTGGAGAAGTGTTTGCCACTCTCTATCACCATTTGGGCATCGATTATACTGCCGCCTCAATCCAAGATCTCTCTGGTCGTCCACATTATCTGGTCGATAACTATTCTCCTATGCCAGAAGTCATTTGA